CCCTTTCTTGTTTACACAATCTCAAGCCATTTTGGCTCGATCGTGGATTCCAATTCAGGATTCTCCAGGCATTCGTTTTACTTATAATGCGCAGGTAAAAGTTCCTTCAGAATTGATGGCATTAATGAGTGCTTCTAATCCTACAGAGAAAAATGAAAGCGGAGTATACAACTTTGAAATGAAGCAAGCGATTCCTGCTTATCTCATGGCACTTTCAGTTGGTGACATTGAATTCAGTTCGCTTGGCGCAAGAAGTGGTGTGTATGCGGAACCTTCAGTATTGGAAAAATCAGCAGCTGAATTCGAAGATCTGGAAAAAATGATCAGCGCAGCTGAAGACTTGTACGGTCCTTACCGATGGGATCGATATGATATCATTGTATTACCTTCTAGTTTTCCTTTCGGAGGAATGGAAAATCCGAGATTGACATTCGCAACACCAACTATATTAGCTGGTGACAAGTCTTTAACTTCTTTGGTTGCTCATGAATTGGCTCACTCCTGGTCTGGCAACTTGGTGACCAATGCCAACTGGAATGACTTCTGGTTGAATGAAGGATTTACGGTATACTTCGAATACAGAATTATGGAAGCTGTTTATGGAAGAGATTATTCTGAAATGCTAGCGCTACTTTCTCTTCAAGACCTGAAAGCTGAGATAGAAGAAATGAAAGCGGATGGCAATTTCAAGGATACCAGTCTTAAACTAGATTTAACTGGAAGAAACCCTGACGATGGACTAACAGCTATTGCCTACGATAAAGGTTATTTCTTCCTGAGGCTCATGGAAGAAACTGTGGGTAGAGAAAAATGGGATGCTTTCCTAAAAGATTACTTCACCAACAACTCTTTCAAAACCATGACCACTAGAGAGTTCATTGATATTCTTCAAACGCAATTGTTTGATGCCTATCAAATGGACATCGAACCAGTTTTTTATGAAGCATGGATTTATACGCCAGGATTACCTGACAATTGTCCTGTGCCCGTTTCAGATAAATTTGAAAATGTGGACAAGGCACTAGCCACTTGGGCAGCCAATCAAAGCAAAGAAGAATTACAAACATCTTTTAATAGCGATAACTGGACCACACACGAATGGTTAAGATTTGTGAGGGGCTTACCAGAATCATTGTCTACAGAGCAAATGGCCAAACTTGATGAAGCCTTTGGATTTACTAATACTGGCAACAGCGAGATTTTTGATGTATGGGGTATTCTTGTAATTGCAAACAAATACGAACCAGCTTATCCGCAACTTGAATCATTTCTTGTAAACACAGGTAGGAGAAAATTCTTAATGCCGTTGTATAAAGAGTTTGTGAAAACGCCAGAAGGCACTGAAATGGCAAAAGCTATTTACGCCAAAGCAAGACCAAACTATCATTTTGTGGCAAGTAGCTCGATTGATGCCTTGCTTGGGATGTAAGATTGGACCACCCTTCCAGATTGAGGAAGTCTGGAAGGGTGATGTATCTCACAAAAAAAGTCAGATTTTACATACCAGGGGATTCTTTCAACAAGGCTTCTTTCCATTTTATATCGTTATAATTATATCTATTTTTACATAGCTTCGTTAATAATTGACTACCGCTAAATGGCTATTGATATGAGCTTACAATACATCACAGACGATAAAGGGCAGACTACAGGGGTTTATATTCCGATTCAGGAGTGGGACAACTTAAAGGCTAAATACGAAGGCATTGAGGAAGATGCCTATATCGTGCCTGAGTGGCAGAAGGAGATCGTTCGTGAACGCATCAAAAATACCAAGCCCGAAGAGTATCTTTCCTGGGAAGATGTCGAAAAACAACTCAAGCTCGATTAATGGCTCGCAATTTCAAAGTC
The sequence above is drawn from the Reichenbachiella sp. genome and encodes:
- a CDS encoding M1 family metallopeptidase, which gives rise to MKKKIMNPLLLLLSCCLILFSCESNQESLNETNDEMNVSDTHTFAKPQEAVVTHLNWDAQVNFELKKIQATATLTIKTSQEATHLILDTKDLTINSVMNGNNESLNFVLGENQPHLGAPLSIDITSKTKNVVITYETSEKAEALQWLEPSQTTDKAYPFLFTQSQAILARSWIPIQDSPGIRFTYNAQVKVPSELMALMSASNPTEKNESGVYNFEMKQAIPAYLMALSVGDIEFSSLGARSGVYAEPSVLEKSAAEFEDLEKMISAAEDLYGPYRWDRYDIIVLPSSFPFGGMENPRLTFATPTILAGDKSLTSLVAHELAHSWSGNLVTNANWNDFWLNEGFTVYFEYRIMEAVYGRDYSEMLALLSLQDLKAEIEEMKADGNFKDTSLKLDLTGRNPDDGLTAIAYDKGYFFLRLMEETVGREKWDAFLKDYFTNNSFKTMTTREFIDILQTQLFDAYQMDIEPVFYEAWIYTPGLPDNCPVPVSDKFENVDKALATWAANQSKEELQTSFNSDNWTTHEWLRFVRGLPESLSTEQMAKLDEAFGFTNTGNSEIFDVWGILVIANKYEPAYPQLESFLVNTGRRKFLMPLYKEFVKTPEGTEMAKAIYAKARPNYHFVASSSIDALLGM